The Erythrobacter sp. genome segment CACGCTGGCGAGCCTGTCGCAAGCGTTGGAAGCGAGCGCGACGATGGACTGGACCGCTTCGTTTGCTGCTGCCCAGGGCCACGACTGGCAGGCTGTCACCAATCCCGCCGACCACCGCGAAGTGGTGGGCAAAGTCGCCTTCGCTAGCACTGTGGAAGTGCATCAGGCCGCAGTGATCGCTGCCGAAGCTGCCGAGGAATGGGCCGCAACCACACCCGCCATGCGCGCCGTCATGCTCGAAAAGGCGGCCGATGCACTGGAAGCGCGGATGCCCCACTTGCTCGGGTTGATCATGCGCGAGGCAGGCAAATCGCTACCCAATGCCATTGCCGAAGTGCGCGAGGCGGTGGATTTCCTGCGCTATTATGCCGCCGAAGCGCAAAAGCTGTTCGATGAGCGCACCGCACCGCTCGGCCCCATTGTGTGCATCTCGCCGTGGAACTTCCCGCTGGCGATATTCACCGGCCAGATCGCTGCCGCGCTGGCGGCGGGGAACACCGTGCTTGCCAAGCCTGCCGAGGAAACCCCGTTGATCGCGGCGGAAGCGGTGCGAATCCTCCACGAAGCCGGGGTGCCGGCAGATGTGCTCCAGTTCGTCCCTGGCGATGGCGCTATCGGCGCGGCGCTGGTAGCGGCACCGCAGGTGGCGGGGGTGATGTTCACCGGATCGACCGAAGTCGCCAAGGCCATCCAGCGGCAATTGTCCACCCGACTGGGCGCGCACGGCGGCCCGATCCCGCTGATCGCCGAAACCGGCGGGCAGAACGCGATGATCGTCGACAGTTCGGCGCTCACCGAACAGGTGGTGGCAGACGTCATCGCCTCCGCCTTCGACAGCGCCGGCCAACGCTGCTCGGCGTTGCGGGTACTGTGCCTGCAGGAAGACATCGCCGACCGCACGCTGACGATGCTCAAGGGAGCAATGGCAGAACTGCGGGTCGGTAACACGGATCGGCTGGCGGTCGACATCGGCCCGGTCATCACCGCCGACGCGCAGCAGGGAATCGCCGCGCATATCGAAGCCATGCGCGCCAAAGGTTTTGCCGTGCATCAGCTCGCGCTGGCACCGGAAACTGCGCATGGGACTTTCATCCCCCCGACCATCATCGAGATCGCCAGCATCGCCGACCTCTCGCGCGAAGTGTTCGGCCCGGTGCTGCACGTGGTGCGCTTTGCCCGCGAGGGGCTGGAGCACCTGATCGACGAGATCAACGCTACCGGCTACGGCCTCACCTTCGGGCTGCATACGCGGCTGGAGGAGACGATTGCCCACGTCAGCAGCAGGATCGCGGTCGGCAATATCTACATCAACCGCAACACCATCGGCGCGGTGGTCGGGGTGCAGCCGTTCGGCGGGCGGGGCCTGTCGGGCACCGGGCCCAAGGCGGGCGGGCCGCTCTATCTGCGGCGGCTGGTGACCGATCCGGCACCGCGCCCGGCAATGGCGGGGCATCAGGCCGATGCCGCGCTTACGGTCTTTGCACAGTGGCTCGACAGCCAGGGCGAGCACGATCTCTCGCGCCTTGCCCGGCAATTGCAGGCGGCCTCCCCGCTGGGGCAGATCTGCGAATTCGCCGGACCTGTTGGCGAGCGCAACCAGTATGCACTCCACCCGCGCGGCACGATCCTGCTGGCACCGTTCAGCCAAGCTGGCCTGTTCCACCAGATCTCCGCTGCCCTCGCGGCAGGCAATCATTTCGCGCTGACAGACGCAGCCCACTCGGCCTTTGCTGCGCAGATTGCTGAGATGCCTGCCGAAGTGCTGCAGAGGATGGTGCCGGAGACAGCCGCAATCGCCTCCGCGCTGCTGGAAGGCGAGGGCGAGGGACTGCTGGCAACCCTCTCCGGTCTCGCCAGCGCCAGTGGGAAGGTCATACCCGCGCAGGCGGCGCCGACAGGTGCCATGCTGGACCCGCTGGCCTACCAGCCCGAACTGCTGGTCGAGGAAGTCTCCATCTCCACCAACACGACGGCTGCGGGCGGCAACGCCAGCCTGATGGCGCTGGCTTGATGCAAATGCCGGTCCCACCCGGCTAGCGCCCCTGCATCGCCGGGGTGAATACCCTTCCATCGGAACAACGGGCTTGGCCTTGTGGGAGCCCGCTTGCTAACACCCTTCTTTGAGGATCGAGAGGGGATCGCCATGAAATTCGTGCCAACTGTCACCGGGGCGTTGCTCGCTGCCTGCCTCGCACTCCCGGCGGCTGCGCAGTCTGCGCCGGTCATAGACTGTCCACTGCGCGATGCGCCGTTCTCGGCCAGCACCCCGGTGATCGACATTATGCTCAACGAACAGGCGCGCGGCGTGCTGCGGGCTGAGTTCGGCGAAGGCTTCGACCAGATGCCCGAAATCGTCCGCCGCACCGATCCGCCCAGTTTCGGCGCAATCCTTACGGTGCGTGAGTTCGCCGGTTGGGGCGGGGTGGGGCAGGATGTGGTGGACCGGATCGTTGCCGGTATCTCCGCCGTCGAAGTGACCGATGCCGACCGCGCGGCGCGCTGCGCCCGTTATGACGACGATGTGCCCACCTTTACCTTCACCGGTAACGGCCCGCGCATCCTGATGTTCGAGAAGATCAACGGCTTCCGCGACGGCCCCTCGGTCGATGCCGCTCACGCCGCGCTGCTGGCGATGGCCGAGCGCGAGGGCTGGCAAATGGTCGTGACCCAGAGCGGCGGCGCGTTCAATGCCGAGACGCTGGCGCAGTTTGATGCGGTGATCTGGAACAACATCAGCGGTGACGTGCTCACCCTGTCGCAGCGGCAGGCCTTCCGCGACTATATCGAGGAGGGCGGGGCATTTGTCGGCGTTCACGGCACGGCGGGCGATCCGGTCTATTTCTGGGACTGGTATGCGGACACGCTGATTGGCGCGCGCTTTGCCGGGCACCCGCGCGATCCGCAGTTCCAGGATGCCCGCGTGGTGGTCGATGACCCGGGCCATCCGGCAGCGGCAAGCCTGCCCGCCGAATGGGTTATGCGTGACGAATGGTATTCGTTCCGCAGCAATCCGCGCGACTCCGGCTCGCGGATCATCGCCACCCTGGACGAGAGCACCTACGAGCCTACTGCGGGCGGCATGCCGAACCTGCGCATGGGTGACGATCACCCGATCGCCTGGTCGCGGATCATCGGGCAAGGGCGGATGTTCTATTCCGCCATCGGCCATATGCCCGAAACCTATTCGCACCCGACCTATGTGGCGATGCTGGAAGATGTCATCGCCTGGGCCGTGGGCGAGGGAGATTGTGCCTGCGACAGCAACTGAGGTCGCCTCAGTCCGACCTCTCGTTGCCCAGCAGGGCCGCATTGTCCGCCCCCAGATGCGGCGTCGGCCCGGCCACCTTGCCCGGCGTTTTCGAGAACCATGTCGGCACGCCCGGATAGCGGATCGTGCCGACATCGCTCTCCACCTCCTCGAAAAAGCCGATGGCGTTGAGATGCGGATCGTCGAACAGCTCGTCGGTCGATTTCACCCGCGCGCAGGGGATTTGCAGCGGGGTGAGCAGATCGAGCCATTCCTGCGTGGTCCGCGTGGCGAAGGTTTCCGCCAGCAGCGCGTAGATCCGGTCGATATGCTTCGCGCGCTTCTTCAGCGTGTCGAATTCGTCGCTCTGCCACTCGGGCTGGATCGCCGCCATGAAGGCGTCCCAGTGCTTGTCGTTATAGACCAGTGCGGCGAGATATCCGTCCCGCGTCTTGTACGGGCGGCGCATGGGGGAAACCGCGCGGTGATAATGCGCCGGGCCGAGTGGTGGATCGAACAGCATCCCGCTGGCGTGTTCCACCAGCATGAAGCTCGACATCGCTTCGAACATGCCGATTTCGACTTCCTGCCCTTCGCCGGTGCGGGCGCGGTGGAACAACGCCGCCAGCGTGGCGTAGAGCCCGTGCAGACCGGCGATCTTGTCCGCCATGATCGTCGCGGCGAAGCCGGGTTCGCCGTTCATCAGCCCCTGCACGTGCGGGATGCCGCATTCGGCCTGGATGGTATCGTCATAGGCAGGCTTGTCGCCATCGGGGCCGCGCCGCGAATAGCCGTAGCAATTGGTATAGACGATATCGGGCTTGATCGCGCTGACCTTGGCGTAATCGAAGCCCAGCTTGGCAATCGCCTTGCCGCGCATCGAGTGGATGAACACGTCGGCCTCGGCGATCAGGCCGCGCAGGGCGTGCTTGTGCGCCTCGTTACGCAGGTCCAGTTCGACGCTCTTCTTGCCGCGATTGATATTGGTGAACACCCCGCCGAGGTCCTCGCTCGGTCCGACGTTGATATAGCGCGTGGCATCGCCGCCGGGCGCTTCGATCTTGATGACCTCCGCACCCAGATCGGCCATGACTTGAGTGGCATAGGGGCCGAACACCATCGACGTGAGATCGACGACCTTGATGCCGGCAAGCGGGCCGAAGGCAGTGAGTCTCACGGGGCGGACACGTAGGTAAGCATTGGCAGGGTAGCTTGTCGCTCGGGCATGATAGGATGGCGTGCTCTTCGCTTGTGTTGATCGGGCTGGAATGTCTATAGCCTGGCAACAAGTTTCAGTTGCAACGGATTTTTTGTCATGCGCCAGATCGATCATTTCATCGCCGGTGGGGCAGGTTCAGGCGGAACGGGCCGGACGCACAAGGTGTGGAACCCCTCGACGGGTGAAGTGCAGGCGGAGGTGGTGCTGGGCGATGCGGCGCTGCTCGATCTGGCGGTGGCGAAGGCGAAGGAAGTGCAGCCCGCCTGGGCGGCGACCAATCCGCAGCGCCGCGCGCGGGTGATGTTCAATTTCAAGCGCCTGCTCGAGGAGAACATGCAGGACCTCGCCGAACTGCTCGCCAGCGAACACGGCAAGGTGGTCGACGATGCCAAGGGCGACATCCAGCGCGGACTGGAAGTGATCGAGTTCGCCTGCGGCATCCCGCAGGCGCTGAAGGGCGAGTATTCCAACAGCGCCGGGCCGGGGATCGATGTCTATTCGATGCGCCAGCCGCTGGGCATCGGCGCGGGGATTACTCCGTTCAACTTCCCGGCGATGATCCCGATGTGGATGTTCGGCATGGCGATTGCGGCGGGCAATGCCTTCATATTGAAGCCGAGCGAACGCGATCCGAGCGTGCCGGTGCGATTGGCGCAGCTGTTCCTCGAAGCCGGAGCGCCCGAAGGCCTGTTGCAGGTTGTGCACGGCGACAAGGAAATGGTCGATGCGATCCTCGATCATCGCGATATTGCCGCGGTCAGCTTCGTCGGCTCGTCCGACATCGCCCAGTACGTTTACAGTCGCGGCGTGGCGGCGGGCAAGCGGGTGCAGGCGATGGGCGGGGCGAAGAACCACGGCGTCATCATGCCCGATGCCGATCTCGACCAGGCAGTGAACGACCTGATGGGCGCGGCCTTTGGCTCAGCAGGCGAGCGCTGCATGGCGCTGCCGGTGGTGGTGCCGGTGGGCGAGGAGACGGCGGAGCGGCTGCGCGCCAAGCTGGTCCCGGCGATCCACGCGCTGCGGGTGGGCGTGTCGAGCGATCCGCAGGCGCATTACGGCCCGGTCGTCACCCCCGAACACAAGGCGCGGGTGGAGAAGTGGATCGACACTGCCGAGGCCGAAGGCGGCGAGATCGTCGTCGACGGGCGCGGGTTCAGCCTGCAAGGTTTCGAGAAGGGCTTCTTCGTCGGGCCGACGCTGATCGATCACGTCACCACCGACATGGAAAGCTACAGGGAAGAGATCTTCGGCCCCGTCCTCCAGATCGTCCGCGCGAGGGACTTCGAGCACGCGCTGCGGCTCCCCAGCGAGCACCAGTACGGCAACGGCGTCGCGATCTTCACCCGCAACGGCCACGCCGCGCGCGAGTTCGCGCACCGGGTGAACGTCGGAATGGTCGGCATCAACGTGCCGATCCCGGTGCCGGTGAGCTACCACAGCTTCGGCGGCTGGAAGCGCTCGGGCTTCGGCGATGCCGACCAGTACGGCATGGAAGGCCTGCGGTTCTGGACCAAGGCCAAGAAGGTCACCCAGCGCTGGCCCGATGGCGGCGGCGACGGATCGAACGCGTTCCTCATTCCGACGATGGGGTAGGCGGCCTTTAAAGCGCGCCTTCGGCCAGCATGCTGGCCGCCGCATCGGCAGCGCGCGCGCTCAGCGCCATGTAGGTGAGCGAGGGGTTCTGGCAGCCGCTGCTGGCCATGGCCGCGCCGTCGGTGACGAACAGGTTGGGCACATCGTGCGCCTGGTTCCACTTGCCGAGCACCGAGTTCGACGGATCGGTGCCCATCCGCGCGGTACCCATTTCGTGGATGCCGAGCCCGAACTTGCCCGGTCCCTGCGACTGGCTGAGCACCGTGCCGCCCGCCGCTTCCATCATCGCCCGCCCGTCTTCGAGGATCTTGTCCGCCATCTTGTATTCGTTGGCCCCGAATTCGGCGTCGATATGCGGGATCGGCATCCCCCACTGGTCCTTCTCGGTCGCCGAGAGGGTGACGCGATTGGTCTCGTAAGGCAGCACTTCGCCGAACCCCGCAAAGACCACGATCCACGGCCCCAGTTCGCGTGCGCGCTGTTTCAGTTCGGCACCGATGCCGATCTGGCCGATGGCAGCGCCCGGCCCGCCGGTACGCTGGGCACCACCCTGGTAGCCGTAACCGCGGACGAATTCCTCTTCCTGCGCACCGACATTGCGGAACCGCGGGATATAGATGCCGCCCGGTCGTCGCCCGAAGTAATAGCTGTTCGGCCCGTTGGGCAGGATGCCCACCGTACCGAGCGCGTAGAGATGATCCATGAGATTGCGCCCGACCTGGTCTGACGAGTTGGCCAGCCCGCGCGGGAACATCTCCGATGTCGAATTGAGCAGGATCGACGCCGTGCCGATGGTGGAGGCGCAGCTGAACACGATCTTCGCTTCGTAGGTCGTCCCTACCTTGGTGTTGCGATCGATCACCCGGACCCCGGTGACGCGGTTGGTGACCGGATCGTGGACGATCGAATCGACAATCGCATCGTGGACGATGGTGAGATTGCCGGTCGCCTGCGCGGCGGGCAGCGAAGTCGAGAGGCTGGAGTGATAGGCACCGAAGCTGCACCCGCGCTCGCAGATCGAGCGGTTCTGGCACGGTGCGCGTCCCTGCGCCCGCTGTTCGGGGGTGGGGTCGCTCAGGTTGGCGACTCGCGCGGGGATGACCTTGCGGCGCCCGTCGAAACTGGCTTCGATCCGTTCCTTCACCTGCACTTCGGCATCGTTCAAGGCGAACGGCGGCAGGAATTCGCCATCGGGCAATTGGGCCAGCCCTTCCTGCGAACCCGAAACGCCGATGAAACTTTCGACATGGCTGTACCACGGCGCGAGGTCTTCGTAGCGGATCGGCCAGTCGGAGCCGTGCCCGTCGCGCGCATTGGCTTCGAAATCCATCG includes the following:
- the putA gene encoding trifunctional transcriptional regulator/proline dehydrogenase/L-glutamate gamma-semialdehyde dehydrogenase, which encodes MSTPVPFAAFAPPIRPQSPLRQAITAAYRRSEQEAVAPLIPAARLTETMQAEVRATARQLITGLRANADSGGVNALVQEYSLSSQEGVALMCLAEALLRIPDVATRDALIRDKIGPGDWAAHLGQGRSLFLNAATWGLVVTGKLVENVDDTGLSAALTRLVARVGEPVIRRGVDMAMRMMGEQFVAAETIAEALRRAGRAEAKGFTYSYDMLGEAAVTAADAARYYDDYEQAIHAIGAASAGRGIYAGPGISIKLSALHPRYARSQANRAMGELLPRVKSLALLAKGYDIGLNIDAEEADRLELSLDLIESLALDSDLAGWNGLGVVLQAYGKRCPFVIDWIIDLAQRADRRIMVRLAKGAYWDAEIKRAQVDGLADFPVYTRKVHTDISYVACARKLLAAREHVFPQFATHNAQTLATIYHLAGPEFALGDWEFQCLHGMGEPLYEQVVGPDRLNRPCRIYAPVGSHETLLAYLVRRLLENGANSSFVNRISDPAVSVDDLVGDPLAQAGDELGKMHADIALPANIYGERRNSAGLDLSNETTLASLSQALEASATMDWTASFAAAQGHDWQAVTNPADHREVVGKVAFASTVEVHQAAVIAAEAAEEWAATTPAMRAVMLEKAADALEARMPHLLGLIMREAGKSLPNAIAEVREAVDFLRYYAAEAQKLFDERTAPLGPIVCISPWNFPLAIFTGQIAAALAAGNTVLAKPAEETPLIAAEAVRILHEAGVPADVLQFVPGDGAIGAALVAAPQVAGVMFTGSTEVAKAIQRQLSTRLGAHGGPIPLIAETGGQNAMIVDSSALTEQVVADVIASAFDSAGQRCSALRVLCLQEDIADRTLTMLKGAMAELRVGNTDRLAVDIGPVITADAQQGIAAHIEAMRAKGFAVHQLALAPETAHGTFIPPTIIEIASIADLSREVFGPVLHVVRFAREGLEHLIDEINATGYGLTFGLHTRLEETIAHVSSRIAVGNIYINRNTIGAVVGVQPFGGRGLSGTGPKAGGPLYLRRLVTDPAPRPAMAGHQADAALTVFAQWLDSQGEHDLSRLARQLQAASPLGQICEFAGPVGERNQYALHPRGTILLAPFSQAGLFHQISAALAAGNHFALTDAAHSAFAAQIAEMPAEVLQRMVPETAAIASALLEGEGEGLLATLSGLASASGKVIPAQAAPTGAMLDPLAYQPELLVEEVSISTNTTAAGGNASLMALA
- a CDS encoding ThuA domain-containing protein yields the protein MKFVPTVTGALLAACLALPAAAQSAPVIDCPLRDAPFSASTPVIDIMLNEQARGVLRAEFGEGFDQMPEIVRRTDPPSFGAILTVREFAGWGGVGQDVVDRIVAGISAVEVTDADRAARCARYDDDVPTFTFTGNGPRILMFEKINGFRDGPSVDAAHAALLAMAEREGWQMVVTQSGGAFNAETLAQFDAVIWNNISGDVLTLSQRQAFRDYIEEGGAFVGVHGTAGDPVYFWDWYADTLIGARFAGHPRDPQFQDARVVVDDPGHPAAASLPAEWVMRDEWYSFRSNPRDSGSRIIATLDESTYEPTAGGMPNLRMGDDHPIAWSRIIGQGRMFYSAIGHMPETYSHPTYVAMLEDVIAWAVGEGDCACDSN
- a CDS encoding CoA transferase, with product MIDLAHDKKSVATETCCQAIDIPARSTQAKSTPSYHARATSYPANAYLRVRPVRLTAFGPLAGIKVVDLTSMVFGPYATQVMADLGAEVIKIEAPGGDATRYINVGPSEDLGGVFTNINRGKKSVELDLRNEAHKHALRGLIAEADVFIHSMRGKAIAKLGFDYAKVSAIKPDIVYTNCYGYSRRGPDGDKPAYDDTIQAECGIPHVQGLMNGEPGFAATIMADKIAGLHGLYATLAALFHRARTGEGQEVEIGMFEAMSSFMLVEHASGMLFDPPLGPAHYHRAVSPMRRPYKTRDGYLAALVYNDKHWDAFMAAIQPEWQSDEFDTLKKRAKHIDRIYALLAETFATRTTQEWLDLLTPLQIPCARVKSTDELFDDPHLNAIGFFEEVESDVGTIRYPGVPTWFSKTPGKVAGPTPHLGADNAALLGNERSD
- a CDS encoding CoA-acylating methylmalonate-semialdehyde dehydrogenase, which produces MRQIDHFIAGGAGSGGTGRTHKVWNPSTGEVQAEVVLGDAALLDLAVAKAKEVQPAWAATNPQRRARVMFNFKRLLEENMQDLAELLASEHGKVVDDAKGDIQRGLEVIEFACGIPQALKGEYSNSAGPGIDVYSMRQPLGIGAGITPFNFPAMIPMWMFGMAIAAGNAFILKPSERDPSVPVRLAQLFLEAGAPEGLLQVVHGDKEMVDAILDHRDIAAVSFVGSSDIAQYVYSRGVAAGKRVQAMGGAKNHGVIMPDADLDQAVNDLMGAAFGSAGERCMALPVVVPVGEETAERLRAKLVPAIHALRVGVSSDPQAHYGPVVTPEHKARVEKWIDTAEAEGGEIVVDGRGFSLQGFEKGFFVGPTLIDHVTTDMESYREEIFGPVLQIVRARDFEHALRLPSEHQYGNGVAIFTRNGHAAREFAHRVNVGMVGINVPIPVPVSYHSFGGWKRSGFGDADQYGMEGLRFWTKAKKVTQRWPDGGGDGSNAFLIPTMG
- a CDS encoding GMC family oxidoreductase; the protein is MFDAIVIGSGMSGGIAAKELCERGLKVLVLERGNEVRHRADYKDSVMPWAAENAMRVPEVELATDYAVQRECYAVNNLTKQFFVKDSDHPYTTPADKPFSWIRGYHTGGRSLMWGRQTYRLSAMDFEANARDGHGSDWPIRYEDLAPWYSHVESFIGVSGSQEGLAQLPDGEFLPPFALNDAEVQVKERIEASFDGRRKVIPARVANLSDPTPEQRAQGRAPCQNRSICERGCSFGAYHSSLSTSLPAAQATGNLTIVHDAIVDSIVHDPVTNRVTGVRVIDRNTKVGTTYEAKIVFSCASTIGTASILLNSTSEMFPRGLANSSDQVGRNLMDHLYALGTVGILPNGPNSYYFGRRPGGIYIPRFRNVGAQEEEFVRGYGYQGGAQRTGGPGAAIGQIGIGAELKQRARELGPWIVVFAGFGEVLPYETNRVTLSATEKDQWGMPIPHIDAEFGANEYKMADKILEDGRAMMEAAGGTVLSQSQGPGKFGLGIHEMGTARMGTDPSNSVLGKWNQAHDVPNLFVTDGAAMASSGCQNPSLTYMALSARAADAAASMLAEGAL